A stretch of DNA from Gimesia chilikensis:
GACCGCAACATCACCGGTTCCCCCAAACCCAAAGAGTTCTTCGGCACGAAACGGTCCACGCTCTCCCTCGGCTTCTGTGATGTCAGCATCCCTGAAAACCATCAGCCCGGCGAACTGGAGTCTCCCAGCATCTGGAAGCTGGAATTCCGTGAAAACCCGGATAAGCATGTGGTTCTGAAATCGGTCGAGCCAGCCTCCGGTTCGTATTTCCTGACCGAACTCCGTAAGACCATCGAAGATTCCGTCGAGACAAAAGAAACCGCCTCAGGCGTTCTGCAACGGGGCGGAGAAGCCTTTATTTTCATCCATGGATTCAATAACTCCTTTGAAGACGCGGCCCGTCGGACCGCGCAGATCGCCTATGACCTGAAATTCAAAGGGGCACCGCTGATGTACAGCTGGCCTTCGCAGAGCAGCGGTTCGATCTGGGCCTACAAGGAAGATGGACGAACCGCACAATGGTGTGAAGAAAACGTCACTCTGTTTGTCGAAGCCATCGCCCGCGAATCAGGGGCACGCAAGATTCATCTCATCGCACACAGCATGGGCAACCGGGTCCTCTCTCGTGCACTCAAAAACATTTCTCAAAAGCTGACGCTGTCACGACAGGAGAAACCTCTGTTTAACGAGGTCATCCTCACTGCCCCCGACATCGACGCCCAGGTCTTTAAAGATTCCATCGCCCCTCACATCGTACAGACAGCCGACCGATTCACCATCTACTCTTCCTCGGAAGACCTCGCCCTTAAAGCCTCGCGGGTGGTGAATTCACTCTGGCATCAAAGGCTGGGAGAAGGGGGCTCCTATCTGACGGTCTTCCCCAAATTCAAGAAGATCAACGTAGTGGATGCATCCGACATCGATACCAACCTGTTCGCCCTGGGACACTCTTACCACGCAGACAGCGTCACCGTCCTCTCCGATGTCAGACTGGTCTTCGAGGGAATCCCGATCCAGCGTCGCAACCTCCGTTCCCTGCTGCAGGATCTGGCCTGGAAGTTCAACAGCAGTGGCGGCAGTCTGCTGGGAAGGGCGGTTCGCGGCACTTTCCGTTGAACAGGCATATTTCATCAACAGCAGACGTAAAAAAAGAGCACACCAAAGTGTGCTCTTTCTATTTTGAACTGTCAAAGCAGATCAATCTTGGCAACCTAGCCCAGCGGGAACGGTTCCGGTTCCAGCAGGAAGGGGAAGACCCGAATCGGTTCGCCCATCGTCAGGTCATCGGGATACTTCAACTGAGCAGCCCGGTCTGCGGCGAACTGCAAGCGAGTCAGTTCCAGACCACAGTAATGATCGGCGTTTGACTCTGCGGCCACGTCTGCAAATACTTCACCAGCGGAAGCAGCATGACGACGCACACCATGAATACTGCCTTCGCGAACTTTGATACCCGCAGCGGACAGCTTGACCAGTCCCTTCAGGAATCGGCCTGGAATCGAATCCGGACCACAGACGCGTAACAGACGCTCCCATTCATCGTGGGCTTCCCAGTAGTAGCCCAGGTTGAAGAAGTCGATCGCGTTCAGATAGTTCCGGTGCTCCATCCAGTTTTCCTGCGTGAGCGCCTTGGGAGGCTTCGGCTTATTACCGTAGCTGTGGCCCTTGGGATCACGGTAGGGATGTGGCAAACTCTTGCCAGGCACAAACGTATATTCAGGCAGTCGGGATGATGGCAGTAAACGTACAACTTCAGCAACAGGATAAACCATCCTCTAAAATCTCCAAATTCTCTTCTAATTAGCTAAAAACAACAAAACTCTGATCTGTCTCAGTCATTGACAGACGTGCCTGGGTGGCACGGGAGGCTCTTAAATGCGTCAGGAAATCAGATTTGATATCTGAACCTAACTTATTTATTCATAATAATTTCCGCACAGATAGCGCAAATTGAAATTACTCGGGCTCCGCCCCTCATCCAAATGGGCTCGCTTGTTGTCGGCTCACAGTCAGCAATCAATGCAGCAAGAGCAAAGGGGTAGGAAACTGAAAAAACAAGCTGAATCAGCTTATTTTCAAGCTTTAACTCACCCATCATATACAAGCTTTATTGAACTTAAAGACCAGATTTTGCAATTTGCGCCAATTTGAGAAATTTCACCCTGGCGGGTTCCAGTCAGTCAATCCAACACACTTTTAGATCAGATCCCAGGCTTGCACCAAACAAAACACTTTACCATAAACACAGAAATAACAGACACTTGCAATCACACCCCACATTGTCACATTCGATCACCAGAGCAACCTCACTAACCCTTGGCGAAATTCTCAACACAGGGAAACGACTCCCCACTTCTGATAAATGAGATCATCCCTCCCCCCTCATTTGACACCTGACCATTCCTGCCCCCACCACTGTTTAAACTGAACTTGATCCGCTCTCCCCCAATCTTAAATTATCGCAATTGTGCTTCGCGCGCGAGGCGGACGAAATGAGCACTGGAATCTGCGTGACCAGTCATCCAGATGCACCTGAATCGCCGTCGATTTTTCCACCTTTTCACCGGAACCCTCAGCACTACTTCTCGATGTCTCCTAC
This window harbors:
- a CDS encoding alpha/beta hydrolase; translated protein: MKAPHLLMSLALAGLMLTGCDSAKDSMPEPDADKPPRVTQEEPPVPEEAAPGSTSGSEREEKEKHETIRVFYGTDRNITGSPKPKEFFGTKRSTLSLGFCDVSIPENHQPGELESPSIWKLEFRENPDKHVVLKSVEPASGSYFLTELRKTIEDSVETKETASGVLQRGGEAFIFIHGFNNSFEDAARRTAQIAYDLKFKGAPLMYSWPSQSSGSIWAYKEDGRTAQWCEENVTLFVEAIARESGARKIHLIAHSMGNRVLSRALKNISQKLTLSRQEKPLFNEVILTAPDIDAQVFKDSIAPHIVQTADRFTIYSSSEDLALKASRVVNSLWHQRLGEGGSYLTVFPKFKKINVVDASDIDTNLFALGHSYHADSVTVLSDVRLVFEGIPIQRRNLRSLLQDLAWKFNSSGGSLLGRAVRGTFR
- a CDS encoding DUF309 domain-containing protein, with translation MVYPVAEVVRLLPSSRLPEYTFVPGKSLPHPYRDPKGHSYGNKPKPPKALTQENWMEHRNYLNAIDFFNLGYYWEAHDEWERLLRVCGPDSIPGRFLKGLVKLSAAGIKVREGSIHGVRRHAASAGEVFADVAAESNADHYCGLELTRLQFAADRAAQLKYPDDLTMGEPIRVFPFLLEPEPFPLG